The following proteins come from a genomic window of Bacillota bacterium:
- a CDS encoding threonine/serine dehydratase has protein sequence MIIPSGGDVTRARRRLAGKVRETPLLPAPELGERAGGYVWLKAENLQAEGSFKLRGATNRLLVLKEQGWQGGVVTASSGNHGRAVSRAARDLGWPAVVVMPEDAPAVKVKACRRLGARVVLHGTSSTARAELAERLAREEGLAFVHSHDDPDVVAGQGTVALEILERLPSCRVILAPVGGGGLVSGIALVAGELASGVEVWGVEPEGSACMCRSLQAGEPVTLDTVNTVADGLRTRRPGSIPFALARRYLKGVVLVSDEEILATVAYLARECHLVVEPSGAVAAAALWAGKLNLAGRTAVAVLSGGNVDPALLCRVIQEGERHCGV, from the coding sequence ATGATCATCCCCAGCGGCGGTGATGTGACCCGGGCGCGGCGGAGATTGGCGGGGAAGGTCAGGGAGACGCCACTGCTCCCCGCCCCCGAACTGGGGGAGCGGGCCGGCGGGTACGTGTGGCTGAAGGCCGAGAACTTGCAGGCGGAAGGGTCTTTCAAGCTGCGGGGAGCCACTAACCGCTTGCTGGTGCTGAAAGAGCAGGGTTGGCAGGGCGGGGTGGTGACGGCCTCGTCGGGGAACCACGGGCGTGCGGTGTCGAGGGCAGCCCGCGACCTGGGATGGCCGGCCGTAGTGGTCATGCCGGAGGATGCTCCCGCTGTCAAGGTGAAAGCATGCCGACGGCTGGGAGCCCGGGTTGTGCTGCACGGTACTTCCTCCACGGCGCGCGCGGAATTGGCCGAGCGCCTGGCCCGGGAGGAGGGTCTGGCCTTTGTCCATTCCCACGACGACCCCGACGTGGTCGCCGGTCAGGGCACCGTGGCCCTGGAGATCCTGGAACGCCTGCCTTCCTGCAGGGTCATCCTGGCTCCTGTGGGCGGTGGCGGCCTCGTGAGCGGGATCGCCCTGGTGGCCGGAGAACTCGCCTCCGGGGTGGAGGTTTGGGGCGTGGAGCCGGAAGGGTCGGCGTGCATGTGCCGATCGCTGCAAGCGGGTGAGCCGGTTACTCTCGATACGGTGAATACCGTCGCCGACGGGCTCAGGACGCGGCGGCCGGGTAGCATCCCCTTTGCCCTGGCCCGTCGGTACCTGAAAGGAGTAGTTCTGGTGTCCGACGAAGAAATCCTGGCTACCGTGGCTTACCTGGCACGGGAGTGCCACCTGGTAGTTGAGCCGTCGGGCGCGGTGGCGGCGGCAGCGCTATGGGCGGGAAAGCTAAACCTGGCCGGACGCACGGCCGTGGCCGTTCTCAGTGGGGGAAATGTGGACCCTGCCCTGCTCTGCCGCGTGATACAGGAAGGGGAACGACATTGCGGAGTGTGA
- a CDS encoding heterodisulfide reductase-related iron-sulfur binding cluster: MPTRPIYWNISGHLWLYLFLAIALGVLALGLWGHYRLIRRGPRQSWWDQPWRRLGSLVVDGLFQRRFWTDPYAAIMHLFIMWGMLVLLFGTAIVLLEADFHLPVFRGTFYLWLSLALDIFGALAAAGLVMALVRRYLVRPARLDNRWEDAVILGGLLFVVLNGFALEGLRLAASSDPWQAWSPVGAALAALLAGVPADILMGWHRVLWWVHLLTALGLVAWLPFSKLLHLVMGPAHQLLRDLGPRGVLVPVDFSDETREVYGLANLNELGPRGRLALEACTRCGRCQEVCPAHLSGKPLTPKQVVLDLRRELEVALPWRQSALVRASSGGGPAMRTATAGGAGGEGQAGPRVIPGQVVEADVIWSCTTCGACQEHCPVYVDHPALLVDMRRYLVMVEGDFPSEAQLTLRNVETNFNPWGVGWADRAQWADGLGIPEFTTVVADHPDAWLYWVGCAGAFDARNRQVAASVAGLLKKAGVPFGILGTRERCCGDPARRLGNEYLFQTLAEHNIAAISGAGVRRIVTACPHCYHVLSREYPALGGQFQVMHHTALLAHLMREGRLKPARQVDGVEVVVYHDSCYLGRYAGIYDAPRRLIDGLGLARVELAHSRRRSFCCGGGGGRTFLEEALGKRINLMRTDEIMATRATMVVTACPFCLTMLEDGAKERSRAFSVLDLAELMTRYL; encoded by the coding sequence ATGCCCACACGACCCATATACTGGAACATTTCCGGTCACCTCTGGTTATACCTTTTCCTCGCCATCGCCCTGGGGGTCCTTGCCCTGGGGTTGTGGGGGCACTACCGCCTGATCCGCCGGGGACCCCGGCAGTCCTGGTGGGACCAGCCCTGGCGGCGCCTGGGGTCCCTGGTGGTGGATGGTCTGTTCCAGCGGCGGTTCTGGACGGATCCCTACGCGGCGATCATGCATCTATTCATCATGTGGGGTATGCTGGTGCTCCTGTTCGGGACTGCCATCGTGCTTCTGGAAGCCGACTTTCACCTGCCCGTGTTCCGGGGCACCTTCTACCTCTGGCTTTCCCTGGCCCTGGACATCTTCGGGGCACTGGCGGCGGCCGGGTTGGTGATGGCCCTGGTGCGCCGCTACCTGGTCAGGCCGGCCCGGCTGGACAACCGGTGGGAGGACGCCGTCATCCTGGGCGGGCTCCTGTTCGTGGTGCTCAACGGGTTCGCCCTGGAAGGGTTGCGGCTGGCGGCCTCCTCTGATCCCTGGCAGGCTTGGAGTCCCGTGGGAGCGGCCCTGGCCGCACTCCTGGCGGGAGTGCCCGCGGACATCCTGATGGGCTGGCACCGGGTGCTGTGGTGGGTGCACCTCCTCACCGCTTTGGGCCTGGTGGCATGGTTGCCCTTCTCCAAGCTGCTCCACCTGGTGATGGGCCCTGCCCATCAACTGCTGCGCGACCTGGGCCCGCGGGGGGTGCTGGTTCCCGTCGACTTCAGCGACGAGACCCGGGAGGTATATGGGCTGGCCAACCTGAATGAATTGGGGCCGCGGGGAAGGCTGGCCCTGGAGGCATGCACCAGATGCGGGCGCTGCCAGGAAGTGTGCCCGGCCCACCTTTCCGGAAAGCCCCTCACCCCTAAACAGGTGGTGCTCGATCTGCGCCGGGAACTGGAGGTCGCTTTGCCCTGGCGGCAGTCCGCCCTGGTGCGGGCGTCCTCTGGCGGTGGTCCTGCGATGCGCACCGCCACAGCGGGTGGCGCCGGAGGGGAAGGGCAGGCCGGCCCGCGCGTCATACCCGGTCAGGTGGTGGAGGCCGACGTCATCTGGTCGTGTACCACCTGCGGGGCCTGCCAGGAGCATTGTCCGGTGTACGTCGACCACCCGGCCCTGCTGGTGGATATGAGGCGCTACCTGGTCATGGTGGAAGGGGATTTTCCCTCCGAAGCCCAGCTCACGCTGCGCAACGTGGAGACTAACTTTAATCCCTGGGGAGTGGGTTGGGCCGACCGGGCCCAGTGGGCGGACGGGCTGGGGATACCCGAATTCACCACCGTGGTGGCCGATCATCCCGATGCCTGGCTGTACTGGGTGGGGTGCGCGGGGGCATTTGATGCCCGCAACCGCCAGGTGGCGGCCAGCGTGGCCGGGCTGCTCAAGAAGGCGGGGGTACCGTTCGGCATCCTGGGCACCCGGGAGAGGTGTTGCGGTGACCCCGCCCGCCGGTTGGGGAACGAGTACCTCTTCCAGACCCTGGCGGAACACAACATCGCCGCCATATCAGGAGCCGGGGTGCGGCGCATCGTCACCGCCTGCCCCCACTGTTATCACGTCCTGAGTCGCGAGTATCCCGCCCTGGGAGGGCAGTTCCAGGTAATGCACCATACTGCCCTGCTGGCCCACCTCATGCGGGAAGGAAGGCTCAAGCCCGCCCGGCAGGTGGACGGGGTCGAAGTAGTGGTGTACCACGATTCCTGCTACCTGGGCAGGTACGCGGGGATATACGATGCTCCCCGGCGTCTCATCGACGGGCTGGGCCTGGCGCGGGTGGAACTTGCGCACTCGAGGCGGCGCAGTTTCTGCTGCGGCGGCGGGGGCGGCCGCACCTTCCTGGAGGAGGCGCTGGGCAAACGCATCAACCTGATGCGCACCGACGAGATCATGGCGACACGGGCGACGATGGTGGTAACTGCCTGTCCCTTCTGCCTGACCATGCTGGAAGACGGGGCCAAGGAAAGGAGCCGGGCATTCAGCGTCCTCGATCTGGCCGAGTTGATGACCCGTTACTTGTGA
- a CDS encoding DUF4330 domain-containing protein, with protein MAEKDRRVPLWRRLTGLDVAGILVVLAVAAFAAYKLLVVNPQYTAVTRTYYVTVLVEEIRQPTVDELKEGLTVKEGDSNQVLGRIVAREVRPARRYVETADGRVVLAEVPGKFDVLLTLEGEAQVTPGAIRMGGQEIRIGFNPALKGQRFLVRGIIVGMEEKK; from the coding sequence TTGGCGGAAAAGGATAGGAGGGTTCCCCTGTGGAGGCGCCTGACCGGCCTGGACGTGGCGGGGATCCTGGTGGTACTGGCGGTGGCTGCCTTTGCCGCGTACAAGCTCCTGGTGGTGAACCCCCAGTACACGGCGGTGACCCGAACCTATTACGTCACGGTGCTGGTGGAAGAAATCCGGCAGCCCACCGTGGATGAGTTGAAAGAAGGGCTTACGGTCAAAGAAGGGGACAGCAACCAGGTGCTGGGACGCATCGTGGCGCGGGAAGTGCGTCCGGCCCGCCGGTACGTGGAGACGGCGGACGGCCGGGTGGTGCTGGCTGAGGTCCCCGGAAAGTTCGACGTCCTCCTGACCCTGGAGGGAGAAGCTCAGGTCACCCCCGGAGCCATCAGGATGGGGGGACAGGAGATCCGGATCGGGTTCAACCCCGCCCTTAAAGGGCAGCGGTTCCTGGTGCGAGGGATCATCGTGGGCATGGAGGAGAAGAAGTAG
- a CDS encoding electron transfer flavoprotein subunit beta/FixA family protein, whose product MRIVVCAKQVPDTEAKVTVGKDGRSIDETGITFIINPYDEFALEEGLRIKERLGGEATVTMVCVGPPRAEEALRTGLAMGADQAVHIWDESLARADAAAVAAVLHAAVAQIGFDLILCGRVAIDDASAQVGLRLAERLGLPHANAVTKLEIQGQKLLAYREVEGGVEVVEMPLPAVVTAQKGLNEPRYPTIPAIMKARRKEIGRPTLVQLGLGAQEVADACRSEVLSLQPAPGRKGGRLVAGEPEEAARTLAHLLREEAKVL is encoded by the coding sequence TTGCGCATCGTGGTATGTGCCAAGCAGGTGCCGGACACCGAGGCCAAGGTTACGGTGGGCAAAGACGGCAGGTCCATAGACGAAACCGGGATAACGTTCATCATTAACCCGTATGACGAGTTTGCCCTGGAAGAAGGGCTGCGTATCAAAGAGAGGCTGGGAGGCGAGGCCACCGTCACCATGGTGTGTGTGGGTCCGCCCCGGGCCGAGGAAGCTCTGCGCACGGGGCTGGCTATGGGGGCGGACCAGGCCGTGCACATCTGGGACGAGAGCCTGGCCCGGGCCGATGCCGCCGCGGTGGCTGCCGTCCTGCACGCCGCCGTGGCCCAGATCGGATTTGACCTCATCCTGTGCGGACGGGTGGCCATCGACGATGCTTCTGCCCAGGTGGGACTCCGTCTGGCCGAGAGGCTGGGTCTTCCTCACGCCAACGCGGTGACGAAGCTGGAGATCCAGGGGCAGAAGCTGTTGGCCTACCGGGAAGTGGAGGGCGGCGTGGAGGTGGTGGAAATGCCTCTGCCCGCCGTGGTGACCGCCCAGAAGGGGTTGAACGAACCGCGCTATCCCACCATTCCCGCCATCATGAAGGCGAGGCGCAAGGAGATCGGGCGTCCCACCCTGGTCCAGCTCGGCCTGGGTGCTCAGGAGGTGGCGGATGCCTGCCGGAGCGAGGTGCTGTCGCTGCAACCGGCGCCCGGGCGCAAGGGTGGGCGCCTGGTGGCGGGTGAGCCGGAGGAGGCGGCCCGCACCCTGGCCCACCTCCTGCGGGAAGAAGCCAAGGTGCTGTAG
- a CDS encoding O-antigen ligase family protein, which yields MATLADALAAHLGPMLGRLQPAARVALEKSACWAWVTRPQALEGSLHLLILALPILPPELLLAAAALPIAFYAAQVISGTAPRSRTPVDLPLAVYYALAVLATATSVDPRGSLRDLAINTCAFGLFLAITRAADRKMVLRLLNTLLLAGTLVAAYGVYQYLVGVPVDKAWYDVKLHPELRVRVYSTFGNPNVLAEYLGLVIPFGLAGFVSQRRPQGRLLLASSLAVMTACLLFTYSRGGWLGLAVAVLVFVLFRERRVMWILPAVALLSYLAAPEVVLNRVASMVSLKDASNAHRVGVWLASLAMLRDFWLTGVGLGHRAFMQVYAEYKLKGRFAWHSHSLFLEQAIELGIVGLAVFLWVIFTVYRTGLHYLRPGRRDPTSHAPVAAPPGRAVRAAADPAPAIVMAGLAAVSGTLFHGLVENILYMATITISFWMVVALTIATGKIWETAAGGVSRSGGS from the coding sequence TTGGCCACCCTGGCAGACGCGCTAGCAGCACATCTGGGACCGATGCTGGGCCGACTCCAGCCGGCAGCCAGGGTGGCCCTGGAGAAGAGCGCTTGCTGGGCCTGGGTAACCCGGCCGCAGGCCCTGGAGGGAAGCCTTCACCTCCTGATCCTCGCTCTGCCCATCCTCCCGCCGGAGCTGTTGCTGGCGGCCGCCGCGCTGCCCATCGCGTTCTACGCCGCCCAGGTCATATCCGGAACTGCCCCCCGGTCACGTACTCCGGTTGATCTCCCCCTGGCGGTTTACTACGCCCTCGCCGTCCTTGCCACCGCTACCTCGGTGGATCCCCGGGGGAGCCTGCGCGATCTGGCCATCAACACCTGCGCCTTCGGGCTGTTTCTGGCGATCACCCGGGCAGCAGACCGCAAGATGGTGCTGCGCCTGCTGAACACCCTTCTGCTTGCGGGTACGCTGGTGGCAGCATACGGTGTGTACCAGTACCTCGTAGGCGTTCCGGTGGACAAGGCCTGGTACGACGTGAAACTCCATCCGGAACTGCGCGTACGGGTGTACTCCACCTTTGGCAATCCGAACGTGCTCGCCGAATACCTGGGCCTGGTCATCCCCTTTGGCCTGGCCGGCTTCGTTTCTCAGCGCCGCCCGCAAGGGCGCTTGCTGCTCGCCAGCTCCCTGGCGGTGATGACCGCCTGTCTCCTCTTCACGTACTCCCGGGGCGGCTGGCTGGGGCTGGCGGTGGCGGTGCTGGTGTTCGTGCTCTTCCGCGAGCGCCGGGTCATGTGGATCCTCCCCGCTGTGGCCCTGCTGAGCTACCTCGCAGCCCCCGAGGTTGTCCTGAATCGGGTGGCCAGTATGGTCAGCCTCAAGGATGCCTCCAACGCCCACCGGGTGGGCGTATGGCTGGCCAGCCTGGCCATGCTGCGGGATTTCTGGCTCACGGGCGTGGGGCTCGGCCACCGGGCCTTCATGCAGGTGTACGCCGAATACAAGCTCAAAGGCCGGTTTGCCTGGCACAGCCACAGCCTGTTTCTGGAACAGGCCATAGAACTGGGCATCGTTGGCCTGGCCGTATTCCTCTGGGTCATCTTCACCGTGTACCGGACCGGTCTGCATTATCTCCGTCCGGGCCGTCGCGACCCAACGAGCCACGCGCCGGTCGCCGCGCCCCCGGGCCGGGCCGTCAGGGCTGCAGCGGACCCGGCGCCGGCGATAGTTATGGCGGGGCTGGCAGCCGTATCCGGCACTCTCTTCCACGGACTGGTCGAGAACATCCTGTACATGGCTACCATCACCATCTCTTTCTGGATGGTGGTAGCTCTCACGATCGCAACCGGGAAGATATGGGAAACCGCAGCGGGGGGTGTGAGCCGTTCCGGGGGATCCTGA
- a CDS encoding glycosyltransferase, whose translation MKVLHLISGGDVGGAKTHVLSLLKGLQERITIRLVCFTPGIFYEEARGAGIDVLLLAQNRRYDLSVLRDIYDMAQREGFQLLHTHGARANFLVILLKPWLKRPLVTTVHSDYTLDFAGNLYKSLVYGNLNRLALRFFDYYVAVSRSFRDMLVARGFPADRVFTVYNGIDFRELPPLPPREEVLRRLGLDIPPSDAVVGIVGRLAPVKGHSIFLRAASMVLREYPAVHFLIVGDGEERSNLEAQARELAIADRVHFLGYHPHPDAIMSVFDVNTLASFSESFPYALLEGARLARATVSSDVGSVAELVIHGETGLLYPPGDAGTLARCLLELLAHPERRRELGHRLYEHARANYSLEKMRDQQIAIYERILERRTAVGGKG comes from the coding sequence ATGAAGGTGCTGCATCTCATCAGCGGCGGAGACGTGGGCGGCGCCAAGACCCACGTCCTTTCCCTGCTGAAGGGCCTGCAGGAACGGATAACCATCAGGCTGGTCTGCTTCACACCCGGGATTTTCTACGAAGAGGCCCGGGGGGCGGGCATAGACGTCCTGTTGCTGGCCCAGAACAGGCGTTACGACCTCTCCGTACTCAGAGACATTTACGACATGGCACAGCGGGAAGGGTTCCAGCTCCTGCACACCCACGGAGCCCGGGCCAACTTCCTGGTCATCCTGCTCAAGCCCTGGTTGAAGCGGCCCCTGGTCACCACCGTGCACAGCGACTACACTCTGGACTTTGCCGGGAACCTTTACAAGAGCCTCGTGTACGGAAATCTCAACCGGCTGGCGTTGCGTTTCTTCGACTACTATGTGGCCGTCTCCCGGAGTTTCCGCGACATGCTGGTGGCCCGGGGCTTTCCGGCCGACCGGGTGTTCACCGTGTACAACGGCATCGACTTCCGGGAACTGCCCCCCCTCCCTCCCCGCGAGGAAGTGCTGCGCCGGCTGGGCCTGGACATACCCCCCTCCGACGCCGTGGTGGGGATAGTGGGGCGCCTGGCCCCTGTCAAGGGGCACAGCATATTCCTGCGGGCGGCCAGCATGGTCCTGCGCGAATACCCGGCTGTCCATTTCCTGATCGTGGGAGATGGAGAGGAACGGTCGAATCTGGAGGCTCAGGCCAGGGAACTGGCCATTGCGGACAGAGTTCATTTTCTGGGCTACCACCCTCACCCCGACGCCATCATGAGCGTTTTCGATGTAAACACCCTGGCATCTTTCAGCGAGAGTTTCCCGTACGCCTTGCTGGAAGGAGCCCGGCTGGCTCGCGCCACAGTGAGTTCGGACGTGGGCAGCGTGGCAGAACTGGTGATCCATGGGGAGACGGGGCTCCTGTACCCGCCTGGGGACGCCGGTACTCTGGCCCGCTGCCTGCTGGAGTTGCTCGCCCACCCCGAACGCAGGCGGGAACTGGGACACAGGCTGTACGAGCACGCCCGGGCGAATTACTCTCTGGAGAAGATGCGCGACCAGCAGATCGCCATTTACGAGAGAATCCTGGAGAGGAGGACAGCAGTTGGCGGAAAAGGATAG
- a CDS encoding ABC transporter ATP-binding protein: MNLEKLIEVKDLKTYFFTSDGVLPAVDGVTFHINRGETLGVVGESGCGKSVTSLSIMRLVPIPPGRYVGGEILFEGEDLLKKSEPEMRKIRGNDIAMIFQEPMTSLNPVYTIGDQIAEAIQLHQGLKRREAMAKAEHMLRLVGVPDPHRRIREYPHQLSGGMRQRAMIAMALSCNPKLLIADEPTTALDVTIQAQILELMKTLKRELGMAIMLITHDLGVIAEMAERVVVMYSGKVVEEAVVYDLFREPLHPYTEGLLTCIPRIDRPRGRLHVIEGVVPNPLEFPPGCRFHPRCPYAQDICRTQEPPLVEQGSRRIACHFTPAERRPAREVA; this comes from the coding sequence CTGAATTTGGAGAAGCTGATCGAGGTCAAGGACCTGAAGACGTACTTCTTCACCTCCGACGGGGTCCTTCCCGCCGTGGACGGGGTGACCTTCCACATCAACCGGGGTGAGACCCTGGGGGTGGTGGGAGAGTCCGGGTGCGGCAAGAGTGTGACGTCCCTGTCCATCATGAGGCTGGTGCCCATCCCGCCCGGCAGGTACGTGGGCGGGGAGATCCTGTTTGAAGGGGAAGACCTGCTCAAGAAGTCGGAGCCTGAAATGCGAAAGATCCGCGGCAACGATATCGCCATGATATTCCAGGAACCCATGACCTCCCTCAACCCGGTGTACACCATCGGTGACCAGATCGCGGAAGCCATCCAGTTGCACCAGGGTCTCAAGCGCCGGGAGGCCATGGCCAAGGCCGAGCATATGCTGCGCCTGGTGGGCGTGCCGGATCCCCACCGGCGCATCCGGGAGTATCCCCATCAGTTGTCGGGCGGGATGCGGCAGCGGGCCATGATCGCCATGGCCCTCTCCTGCAACCCCAAGTTGCTCATCGCTGACGAACCCACCACCGCCCTGGACGTGACCATCCAGGCCCAGATCCTGGAATTGATGAAGACTCTGAAGCGGGAACTGGGGATGGCTATCATGCTCATCACCCACGACCTGGGTGTGATCGCGGAGATGGCGGAGCGGGTGGTGGTCATGTACTCGGGCAAGGTGGTTGAGGAGGCGGTTGTGTATGACCTGTTCCGCGAACCGCTCCATCCCTACACAGAGGGCCTGCTCACCTGCATCCCCCGTATCGACCGTCCCCGGGGCAGGTTGCACGTGATCGAGGGCGTGGTCCCCAACCCGCTGGAGTTCCCACCCGGGTGCCGGTTCCATCCCCGGTGTCCATATGCTCAGGATATCTGCCGGACTCAGGAACCCCCGCTGGTCGAGCAGGGTTCCCGCCGCATCGCCTGCCACTTTACCCCGGCGGAGCGGCGCCCGGCCAGGGAGGTGGCGTAA
- a CDS encoding electron transfer flavoprotein subunit alpha/FixB family protein, producing the protein MAGIFIYAEAKEGEFRKVTGELLSQCRAVADSTGQPLVALVVGPAPEDAPARLAPFGADSVLHLDGPGLGVYTSQAYAWAVAACLKEREPAALFFGNTPLARDLAPRVAERVGAALHADCTGLAWEDGRFVFTRPLYGGKLYARAVSKPGHPVMATFRPNALGTVQVAATSPGYERVQVEVPAAAVTTVVRETIRQMAGRVSLQEAEIIVSGGRGVGGPGGFRVIEELADVLGAAVGASRAAVDAGWISYDHQVGQTGKAVSPNLYIACGISGAIQHLAGMSSARCIVAINKDPDAYIFKVADYGIVGDLFQVVPALTRELREMLARA; encoded by the coding sequence ATGGCGGGGATATTCATATATGCCGAGGCGAAGGAAGGAGAGTTCCGCAAGGTAACGGGTGAGCTGCTCTCGCAGTGCCGGGCGGTGGCGGACAGCACCGGGCAGCCCCTGGTGGCCCTGGTGGTGGGTCCTGCTCCCGAGGATGCACCGGCGCGCCTGGCGCCGTTCGGGGCCGATTCTGTACTGCACCTGGATGGACCCGGCCTCGGTGTTTACACGAGCCAGGCGTATGCCTGGGCGGTGGCTGCCTGCCTCAAAGAGCGGGAGCCCGCGGCCCTGTTCTTCGGCAACACACCCCTGGCCCGCGACCTGGCTCCCCGGGTGGCGGAGCGGGTGGGGGCGGCCCTGCACGCCGACTGCACCGGCCTGGCCTGGGAGGACGGCCGGTTTGTGTTCACCAGGCCCCTTTACGGTGGCAAGCTGTACGCCCGCGCGGTGTCGAAGCCAGGTCACCCGGTGATGGCCACGTTCCGGCCCAACGCCCTGGGGACGGTCCAGGTGGCTGCCACCTCTCCCGGCTATGAGCGGGTGCAGGTGGAGGTGCCGGCAGCTGCTGTCACCACGGTGGTGAGGGAGACCATCCGCCAGATGGCGGGGAGGGTAAGCCTGCAGGAAGCGGAGATCATCGTGTCCGGGGGCCGGGGCGTGGGTGGCCCCGGGGGGTTCCGGGTCATCGAGGAGCTGGCCGATGTGCTGGGGGCGGCGGTGGGCGCCTCCCGGGCCGCGGTGGATGCGGGCTGGATCAGCTACGACCACCAGGTGGGACAGACGGGCAAGGCGGTATCGCCCAACCTGTACATCGCCTGCGGGATATCGGGTGCCATCCAGCACCTGGCGGGGATGTCGTCTGCGCGCTGCATCGTGGCCATCAACAAGGACCCTGACGCTTACATCTTCAAGGTGGCCGATTACGGGATCGTGGGAGATCTGTTCCAGGTGGTGCCGGCTCTTACCAGGGAACTGCGCGAGATGCTGGCCCGCGCCTAG
- a CDS encoding M67 family metallopeptidase, whose protein sequence is MDTLCIPRRVWGEVIHLCRLQLPGEACGILAGTGNRVSRAIPLPNISPTPTRAYLADPESLYRALLDIEERGEQLLAIYHSHPAGPATLSPVDLEQAFWPVVHVVISPADNEPRAAAYRLQRRNTGTAVFPVCLEFGPDPAEQRKEEGIPRGSQELRIGTGGGDGHLQPPGPA, encoded by the coding sequence ATGGATACACTGTGCATCCCCCGACGGGTGTGGGGCGAGGTGATTCACCTTTGCCGCTTGCAGCTGCCCGGCGAAGCATGCGGTATCCTGGCCGGCACCGGAAACAGAGTGTCCCGGGCGATCCCCCTTCCCAACATATCTCCCACCCCGACCCGCGCCTATCTGGCCGATCCTGAATCCCTTTACCGGGCTCTCCTCGACATCGAGGAGCGGGGCGAACAACTGCTGGCCATATATCACTCGCACCCTGCCGGACCGGCAACCCTTTCCCCGGTGGATCTCGAGCAGGCCTTCTGGCCGGTGGTGCACGTGGTGATTTCGCCGGCCGACAACGAACCCCGGGCTGCCGCTTACCGGTTGCAGAGGAGAAACACCGGGACCGCCGTGTTCCCGGTCTGCCTGGAGTTCGGGCCTGACCCGGCAGAACAACGGAAGGAAGAAGGAATCCCCCGGGGATCACAAGAACTCCGGATAGGCACAGGCGGCGGGGACGGGCACCTTCAGCCGCCAGGCCCCGCCTGA
- the csaB gene encoding polysaccharide pyruvyl transferase CsaB, with translation MAGYYGYDNAGDEAIAEAVVYALRSLVPDVHITVLSAQPARTLARLSVEAVHRFSPRAVLGALARCHLLIFGGGSLLQDVTSFRSLLYYQSIFALALMLGKPVAVYANGLGPIRSRLGRFLTAGLLSRARLVSLRDRHSWEEALRLGARDPLLTADPAFLLSPAPAEEVAEIRKHEGWDGLPHPLVGVAPRPWPASPRFVTEIARALDSLARDGATVVFIPMQYPQDMGMIEQVRAAMQEPSCVLTGRYGPRQLLALTGELDLVIGMRLHALIFAIAAGVPVVGISYDPKVDSFLAEVGCPRAGTPSDLNGDKLLEVSRRVLADGNLRESVRQKAAVLHDLAWENARATVALLVRERDPRRSSPRA, from the coding sequence GTGGCAGGGTATTACGGGTACGACAACGCCGGAGACGAAGCCATCGCCGAGGCGGTGGTGTACGCCCTCCGCTCCCTTGTCCCGGATGTCCACATCACCGTGCTCTCCGCGCAACCGGCCCGCACCCTCGCCCGTCTCTCCGTGGAAGCGGTCCACAGATTCTCCCCCCGGGCGGTGCTGGGGGCACTGGCTCGCTGTCACCTCCTCATATTCGGTGGGGGTAGCTTGCTGCAGGACGTGACCAGCTTCCGTTCCCTGCTCTACTACCAGTCCATATTCGCCCTGGCTCTGATGCTGGGGAAACCGGTGGCGGTGTACGCCAACGGGCTGGGGCCCATACGTTCCCGCCTGGGACGTTTCCTCACGGCCGGGCTGCTTTCCCGCGCCCGGCTGGTCAGCCTGCGGGATCGCCACTCGTGGGAAGAGGCCCTCCGTCTGGGAGCCCGGGATCCCCTGCTAACCGCCGACCCCGCCTTCCTGCTCTCCCCCGCGCCGGCAGAAGAAGTGGCGGAAATCAGGAAACACGAGGGCTGGGACGGGCTCCCCCACCCCCTGGTGGGAGTCGCACCCCGTCCCTGGCCCGCCTCACCCCGTTTCGTCACCGAGATCGCACGCGCCCTCGACTCCCTGGCCCGCGACGGAGCCACCGTAGTGTTCATCCCCATGCAATACCCTCAGGACATGGGGATGATCGAGCAGGTACGGGCCGCGATGCAGGAACCTTCTTGCGTGCTGACGGGACGATACGGCCCGCGGCAACTGTTGGCCCTCACCGGCGAACTCGATCTGGTCATCGGCATGCGCCTGCACGCCCTCATATTCGCTATCGCCGCCGGGGTACCCGTGGTAGGCATCAGCTACGATCCCAAGGTGGACAGCTTCCTGGCCGAGGTGGGATGCCCCCGGGCCGGCACACCGTCCGACCTGAACGGGGACAAGCTCCTGGAGGTTTCCAGGCGCGTACTCGCCGACGGGAACCTGCGTGAAAGCGTGCGGCAGAAGGCCGCCGTCCTCCACGACCTGGCCTGGGAAAACGCCCGCGCTACTGTGGCGCTCCTGGTCAGAGAGCGGGACCCCCGGCGGTCATCACCACGCGCTTGA